The Amblyomma americanum isolate KBUSLIRL-KWMA chromosome 6, ASM5285725v1, whole genome shotgun sequence genome has a window encoding:
- the LOC144095128 gene encoding histone H4 has product MSGRGKGGKGLGKGGAKRHRKVLRDNIQGITKPAIRRLARRGGVKRISGLIYEETRGVLKVFLENVIRDAVTYTEHAKRKTVTAMDVVYALKRQGRTLYGFGG; this is encoded by the coding sequence ATGTCTGGTCGCGGAAAAGGTGGCAAGGGACTCGGCAAGGGAGGCGCGAAGCGCCATCGCAAGGTATTGCGAGACAACATCCAGGGCATCACCAAGCCCGCCATCCGTCGTCTGGCGCGCCGAGGCGGTGTCAAGCGCATCTCGGGCCTGATCTACGAGGAGACCCGCGGCGTGTTGAAAGTGTTCCTCGAGAATGTGATCCGGGACGCCGTCACGTACACGGAGCACGCTAAGCGCAAGACTGTCACCGCCATGGATGTGGTCTACGCGCTGAAGCGTCAGGGCCGCACTCTGTACGGCTTCGGAGGCTAG
- the LOC144095129 gene encoding histone H3 — protein MARTKQTARKSTGGKAPRKQLATKAARKSAPATGGVKKPHRYRPGTVALREIRRYQKSTELLIRKLPFQRLVREIAQDFKTDLRFQSSAVMALQEASEAYLVGLFEDTNLCAIHAKRVTIMPKDIQLARRIRGERA, from the coding sequence ATGGCTCGCACGAAGCAAACCGCGCGCAAGAGCACCGGTGGCAAGGCCCCCCGCAAGCAGCTGGCCACAAAGGCTGCTCGTAAGAGTGCGCCAGCTACCGGAGGCGTGAAGAAGCCTCACAGATATAGGCCTGGCAccgtggcacttcgtgaaattcgCCGATACCAAAAATCGACCGAACTTCTCATCCGCAAGCTGCCCTTCCAGCGCCTGGTGAGAGAAATCGCTCAGGACTTCAAGACCGACCTGCGCTTCCAGAGCTCGGCCGTCATGGCACTTCAGGAGGCCAGCGAGGCATACCTGGTCGGTCTCTTCGAGGACACCAACCTGTGCGCGATCCACGCCAAGCGCGTCACCATCATGCCGAAGGATATCCAGCTGGCGAGGCGCATCCGCGGCGAGCGCGCCTAG
- the LOC144095130 gene encoding histone H2A-like, with translation MSGRGKGGKAKGKSKTRSSRAGLQFPVGRIHRLLRKGNYAERVGAGAPVYLAAVLEYLAAEVLELAGNAARDNKKTRIIPRHLQLAIRNDEELNKLLSGVTIAQGGVLPNIQAVLLPKKTEKKA, from the coding sequence ATGTCAGGTCGCGGAAAAGGAGGCAAGGCCAAGGGCAAGAGCAAGACCCGCTCGAGCCGCGCGGGACTGCAGTTCCCCGTGGGTCGAATTCACCGTCTCTTGCGTAAGGGCAACTACGCGGAGCGCGTCGGAGCCGGCGCCCCCGTTTACCTGGCCGCCGTCCTCGAATACCTGGCCGCCGAGGTGCTCGAGCTGGCGGGCAACGCTGCTCGGGACAACAAGAAGACCAGAATCATTCCGCGCCACCTGCAGCTGGCCATCCGAAACGACGAGGAGCTGAACAAGCTGCTCTCGGGAGTTACCATCGCCCAGGGCGgcgtcttgcccaacatccaggcCGTGTTGCTCCCCAAGAAGACCGAGAAGAAGGCGTGA
- the LOC144095131 gene encoding histone H2B translates to MPPQPSGKAVKKAGKAQKNVRATDKKKKKRRRKESFSIYIYKVLKQVHPDTGVSSKAMSIMNSFVNDIFERIAAESSRLAHYNKRSTITSREIQTAVRLLLPGELAKHAVSEGTKAVTKYTSSK, encoded by the coding sequence ATGCCCCCTCAACCGTCgggaaaggccgtgaagaaggccggaaaggcgcagaagaatgtgcgcgcaaccgacaagaagaagaagaagcgccgcaGGAAGGAGAGCTTCTCCATCTACATCTATAAGGTGCTCAAGCAGGTGCATCCGGACACTGGAGTATCCAGCAAGGCCATGTCCATCATGAACAGCTTCGTGAACGACATCTTCGAGCGCATCGCGGCCGAGTCCTCTCGCCTGGCCCACTACAACAAGCGCTCGACCATCACGAGCCGGGAGATCCAAACTGCGGTGCGTCTCTTGCTGCCTGGCGAGCTGGCCAAGCACGCCGTGTCCGAAGGCACCAAGGCTGTCACCAAGTACACCAGCTCCAAGTAG